GAGTATTTAGATGCCATCAGCATTGTTGAAAATAATAATGGGCAAAAGGGTGTTTTAAAAAGCCATTATGCCAATAAAATGAATGAAATGAAACCACATATGAGATGGGCACAGAAAATTTTACGCCAAGCATATATTTATGGTGTATACAATGAATCTGCAAATTTTGCCTCTCTTTTATTGAACACAACAGTAGGGGGAACGACGGATGACGAAGCTCGACAACAAGTTGAACATTATTCAGGATTATAAAATCGCAATAGAGATTACTGACAATCCTTATGATTTTGCTATAACAGATTTATTTAAAATGGCGACACGTATTAATAAAAAGAGACAGTTTTTATTTGTTAGTACAGTTCTTGGTAAGCATTTAGCAGTCCAGCCACAAGTACCGATACTGACAGGGGCTTTACTAGCTATGATGTATTATGAGCGATTGACAGGAAAAGAGCCTTTGTTAGTACAGTCTGTTGTACAGGCTATGCAAAATAGAGATAATGTGCAAGAGATTTTGCAGCAAGTGGAGGAACAAGGATTGGAACTAGCAGAAGACGTGCTATTTATTGGCTTTGCTGAAACAGCAACAGCGTTAGGGCATGCAGTATTTAATGTTTTTAAGTCTAATGCTACGTATATTCATACGACACGTGAACTAGTGCCAGAGCTTGAACCATTTGTGACATTTGAAGAAGAACATTCACATGCCACAAGTCATCGAGTATATTGCGAACAACCAGAAAAATTGCTACAAGCAAAACAGATTGTGCTTATTGATGATGAAATAACGACGGGCAATACAGTAGTAAATATTATCGAAACCTTGCAACGAAAATTCCCTCATGTCCAACGCTACTCGGTATTATCAATTTTAGATTGGCGTTCATCTAAACAACGAGCAATGTTTGCTCAGCTAGAAGCGCAATGGGGGATAACAATAGATTTTGTAGCTATTATGTCTGGGCACTTTACTTGTGAGGGTACACCGCTTTTAACGAGCAACCAAGTAGCAGCAACATTACCGCAAACAGCTGACATAGCTTTGCTTTCAGTGGATGAGGTAGTCGAACAAAAGCAGTACCATTCAATCGCTGAAAATGGCGTTATCAATAGAGCGCCATACATGTTAGCGACAGGTCGATTCACGATAACAGCCGAGCAGCATGTTGCGCAAAAGAAAACATTGCAAGCCATCGCGGCTCAATTACGAGCACTTCGTACAGGTGGTCCAGCACTTGTCATTGGAACAGGTGAATTTATGTATGTGCCAATGCAAATAGCGACTTGTTTAGGACAGGAAGTATATTTTCAATCAACAACACGTAGTCCCATTTATTGTGCAGATGACCCTTCCTACACAATTACTGATAAAATAGCTTTCGAAAGTCCAGAAAATAATGGTGTCGAAAATTACTTATACAACTTACATAGTCATCCGTATTCGGAACTTTTTTTAGTCATAGAACGTATAGCCAATCAAGAGGTCGTTGCAAAGACAGTGCAAGCATTGAAGGCAGTGAGTAACGCAAATATTTACGTTATTTGTATGCACGACTGGAGGACTATATAATGCATGAAATAAAACAGCCAGATAAAATGGGAAGCTATTCTTCAGAAGATGTTGTGTTTTTGCTACGAGATATTAGTAACATAAGCTTAGAAATAGATAATGAACAGCGAGAACGACTTATTCAATCGGGGACACATTATTCAGAAATGTTGCCTGTAGAATATCTTCCTTCCGAAGCGTACATGACGTTGTTTTATCAAACATTGGAAGACTATGCAGAACGCATTGCACTAGCTGTTGGTGTGGTGGCACAGCAAATTGTAGCACGTCAAGGTTTAGAGCATTTAGTGCTTGTTAGTCTAGCGAGAGCGGGAACGCCAATAGGTATTTTAATTAAACGATATATAAAAATGCATTATAACGTCAGCGTTCCGCATTATACGATATCGATTCTTCGTGGTCGTGGTATTGATGAGACTGCTATTCGGTATATATTTACTCAGCACCCACATGCGCGCATTCAATTTATTGATGGTTGGACAGGGAAAGGGGCCATAACAAGGGAATTACAACAAGCGTGCGCAAGCTATAATGAACAAAATATTCAACAACTAGATGCTACATTAGCGGTGCTTGCTGATCCAGGACATTGTGCAGCCATTTATGGCACGCGAGCAGATTTCTTAATACCTTCCGCATGTTTAAATTCAACGGTTTCAGGGTTAGTGAGCCGTACGGTATGGAATGAGCAGTTTATGGATGGCACTGATTTTCATGGGGCGAAATATTATAAAGAACTACAAGATGCAGACGTATCCAATTTCTATATAGACCGTATCAGTGCCCATTTTACACAAGTACAGAAGGATGTAGCGCAACAACTTTGTGAGCGAACATCATCTGCTATTACATGGCAAGGAATGGAGTCGGTTGTGACTATTCAACAACAGTATGGCATTACCAATCATCATCTTGTAAAACCAGGCGTGGGCGAAACAACGCGCGTCTTACTTCGAAGAGTTCCGTGGAAAATTTTAGTTAACCCAACATATGTACAGGAATTGGCGCACATTTTACTGTTAGCCAAAGAAAAAAATGTTCAAATTGAAGAATATCCACAAATGTCCTATGCATGCTGTGGTTTAATAAAAGAAGTGTAGAGGAGAGAAGACATGCTACTATTTACATCAGATTTAGATCGTACGCTTATTTACTCCCAGCGCATGATGGAGAAATTCCCATCGAAAACAGCACCGATTATAGCCGAACGAAAAGAGGGAGTGGGACTTAGTATGATGACGGAAGTTACGATGTCATTATTGCAGCAAGTCCACCAACAAACTTTATTCGTACCAGTTACAACGCGAGCAGTACATCAATATGAACGTATCCATGTTATAAAAGAATTGCGTCCTACTTTTGCAATTACGAGCAATGGCGGTACAATAATAGAACAAGGACATCCTAATAAGGAATGGTCGAAAATATTACGTAAACGAATAGAAGATTCCTCTATTCCAAAGGCGGATTTGCTACGTAAATTTAATAGCTACCAATCAGATGAATGGCTTCAACAATCGTTTTATGTTGATGAGCTATTTTATGTCCATTATGTCGATGTCAATATTATACAGGATGTCGAAGTCCAAGCAATGATTCAAGAGTTTGCAGTCCATGGTTGGCACGTCTTGCTGCAAGGAAGAAAATTATATTTTTTGCCAAAAGTGCTTACAAAAGAAGCTGCAATCTCGTATTTGAAGGAGCATTGTACATATAATATGCACGTGGCGGCAGGCGATTCCATAATGGATTACGGCATGCTCGCTATTGCTGATAAAGGCTATACACCAAACCACGGCGATTTAAAAGACAAACAACCACAAATACTAAAGAACACAATGTATTCGCCTTATAACGGTGAAGCTTTTACGAAATATTTACTCGAAGATGTTTTACAATTGGCCAATAAGCAACCAATTGTGTAAGTATGATGTAAGGAGGTGACGCTTGTATGCAAACAGTCACAATTGAATCTGTTTTAGAAAGAGATTCTTATGATTGGCTACAAGCCTTCCAAGATTCAGCGAACGTGCGAACAGTTTACGAGGTGACACCACAACAAATCCGTTTTAGTCGTATCGCTGTTCGTATATTGGGCGTACCGATTGAAGAAGATGATTATTTTAATTCCTTATATACAATGTCCCAAAATCCCAATGTTCATATATTAAGTGAAGAATTAAATAAACATATTGAGCAAAAGGATTTTCAAGCATTGCAAACGATTTTAGAGCAACATCAGCAATCCCCTAAAGGCTTGTCTATAAATCGATTGATTGCCATGATGTATGGTCATCAACTCATTCCTAAGCACGATGATGCTTCAATGAATCGTCATTTACAGCTAGTGACAATGCGTGTAGTGGAACGCTTCCGAGAGCAGCAATCACTCGGTTTACTTGCCAATGATTTCCGACGCTTTTTAATAGATATGGTCAAGTGGCTAAAAAATCATTGGATTCAGTGGACAAAAACGATGAAGCCGACAGATGATTTTCCTAAGGTTGTTTGGTATGGTGAGACAACAATGAGTCAGCGCTATTTTCTTCTATTACTAATGGAGCTGGGCTGTGATGTGTTAATCTTCCATCCATCAGCGATTGATGAGTTTGCAACAGTAGATCCTACTGATGCATTTTCTGTTTCGTACGCCTACGTAAGTCAAACAGCGTTACAGCCCTTTCCTGATAAATTACGAGAACGTCAAGCAACTGTTGGCTATAGTTCTAGCCAACATTACGAGCATTTAATGCATGACCATCAATCGGGTGTTTATCGACCTTGGCAATTTAAAGATCATATGCCACAATCATTAACATTACGCATGACCTATGATGATATTTTTATTTATGCTAACGAAAAGGCAATGGTTCGTCCGAAATTTGAGGCTCTCCGAGATAAAGTAATTATTCCCGTTATTTTCGCCAAAATTAGCGGTGTTTCTAGTAGACGTGAAGAGTACTGGGCCAATATGCATCAGTTGCTAGCTAGCCCGCAAACTGTTTTTGTACAGGAATTTCCGTATGCTAAAACGAGCAGAGCGAATTTCCATTTTCACTATAAACATTGTTTAGTAAATGGTGAGCTATCTACGGAGCGCATCTTGCAAAGTGATTGGTGGCAATATGGGGAGTTAACACTGGAGTTACAACAAGCCATTGCTCATACGATTAAAACTTCTTGTGAACAGCCATTGCTTAAACGACAACCTAATGAGTCGCCCTATGATTTGCAATTATTTTTATTTAAGCAAATGACGATGATTCCAAAGGAAATATTGCGCCTGTTACAAAGCTTTGACTATGCTCAGGAAGTACCAAAGTTGGTGCTCTATCAAGCACCTCAGCAACCGACATTGACCCGCGAAGATATTGCATTATTTGCATTTTTAAATCGCTTTGGTGTGGATATTATTTTCTACAATCCAACAGGAAAGCTTGATTTAGAAAAGCATTTGCTAGAGGATACGTTTGATGGGCATCGTTTAGAGCATATGGTGTTTGACTTACAATTTGAAGAGCCAAAGCAGCAAAAGTCAAAACCGGATAAAATGATTAAAAAATTGTTTAACCGTTTCTTCTGACTGCTTGGAAAGGAGGAACTTGATGTCAAATAGCGCAATAACTATAGAACGATTGACAGCTGAAACCGCAGATCTTACAAAACATCAGCTGTGTCAAAGTCCTGAAGTTCAGCATATTGCCAATCATATTAATGTGAAAAATAAAATAGAACTAACAGAGCTTGGTAAAGAGCCTGCCATTAAGCTTTCGCGATTCTCTGATCAAATATTAAAAACAATTGCCCATTCAAAAGTAAATGAATCGAATGATTTATTAAAGCAGCTTGAAGCCTTGATGGATCAATTCGATAAAAAAGAAGTGATGGAGCAACAAAGTTTCTTTAGCAAACTGTTTAAACGAGCACCAAGGAATAAAGAAGATTTGTATGCAAAATATAATCGTCTTGGTAGAGATATCGAAAAAATCCATTATCAATTTGTTCTAATGGAAGATGCATTGGCGAATGATAATCGGATGCTTGCTCGTTTATATAGCGAAAATTTGACATACTATTTGGAGCTTGAAAAATATATTATAGCAGCAGAAATGAAGCTAGATGAAATCAAGACAACATTAATGCCAATGTATGAAAAACAAAGTGAAGCAGGAAATCAAATCGCTAAAATGGAGCTTACAACGTTACAAGCGATTGCTGAAACACTTGCCCAAAAAATTGATGAGCTTGAGAAATCGCGTATGGTAGCTATTTTAGGGGCAACACAAATGGATATGCTACGCAATGGCAATAGCGCATTAATGGAGCAAATAAACGGAGCTTTTGTCACAACCATTCCTGTATTTAAGATGGGGATTATGAATGCAGTAAATGAAAAACGCCAACAGCTACAAGATAAATCGGCAGCCGCTTTTGAAAAACGTATGAAACAATATGGTGAAACAAACAGCAATGCTGTTGCGCAGAGTATAATGCATGCCCAACAAAATGAGCCGACGCTGACGCTCGAAGAAATGTGGGAGACAATCATTACTGGTATTGCAAGTTACCGTCAACTACGCGCCGAACAAACAACAAAGCGCCAACAAATAGAGCAGCAACTAACTAAAGCTTAACAATAATTGTGTGAGTGACTGGCACTTAGCAAAAAGCCGCAACCTCCGCTGTCACGCGGATTGTTGCGGCTTTTATTTGCGTTGTTCGGGGGAATTGTGTGAGTGACTGGCACTTAAATTAAATAAATTCTTCTTCGATTTCTAAGTTGATTTCTTCACCATGATGGCTTTGGTATGACACAATGAGCGTATCCAAATGTTCTAAGTTTTCTTCGTAATCTAGAATACGCGATAAAATATAAAGGAGATGATAGCTAGAAAATTCCGTATCTCCTTCTGCGTGTGCATAGGTTATTTGATTGATGAAAATTTCCATTAACTGATTGCGCTGAATGTAGTCGATATGCTTACTCCATTCTGAATGCTCAGGCTTTAATTTCCCTGTATATTTCAGTAACAGTTGCTCATGGTAGGTAAGCAGGAAGTCCAGTCGTTCTTGAATCATTAAATGAAATTGAGTAGGCAGTTGTGCCAATTCATTTTCATGCTTATGCAGCCGTTGTAACAATTCTAAACTTTTTTTAGAAGTTGTAATCATTTGGCGATAGACAACTAATTTCCGTGCTTTAACAAATTTTTTATTTTTAAAGTAATTGCGTTCTTCCTTAAAAAAATCATAGAGTGTGTCCACACGCAGCATACGGTCTTTAAATTTGCTTAAAGCCGTTTTAGTAGACGTATGTTCAGAGGCTTGACGAACAGCTAAACGCGTCCAGCGGATAATGTCATCCTGTAAAAAGTAAATTTTGCGGAAAAGTTTTACTTCGTATTTAGGTGGCAAAAACACAAGGTTGACGACAAATGCTGCTAAAACCCCAACTAAAATGGTAAGAAAGCGGATAAGACCGAAAGTCAGAAAGTCATCGCCTTGAATTTCCATAATAGCTACAACAGATACAAGTGCTAAGGAAAGAGACTTTTCAAGCTTGAACTTTAACATTATGCCGATTGCTGTAATGACTGCAATGCCAACAGCCACAACGTGATGGCCGAAAAGTAAACCGAAAACAACTGCAATGGAAGCTCCTATAACGTTGGCTTGAACTTGCTCAACAATCGTTTGATAGGAGCGATAAATTGACGGTTGAATGGCAAAGATTGCTGCGATTCCAGCAAAAACTGGAGACGGTAATTGCAGGAGCTCAGCAACAAATAACGCAAAGACAATAGCTACACCAGTTTTAAATACACGGGCACCTAATTTCATAAAAAAATCGATGTCCTTTCTGTCTAAAATTTTTAACTTGCTTCAGCAGCAGTTCACCACTTCAATAACAGTGGACAATCATGTTTATACACTGGCTTCAGTAAATTTAAACATCTACTCAATCAAGTTAAAGACCCCGCGGATGTCACAGATTTTTACTTGAGCTTTTCGGGATAGACTCAAAAAACTGGACGTATTTACACCGAGGGTAATGAATGCTTCTTTACATTATAGAAGGAAGTTTCTATAAAATACATAGATTTGTATAACAGGATAAAAAAAAGACGACGCTCAAATGAGTGTCGCCTTTTTTGTTTCTATTAAAGCTGTGAAAATGCATAGTCGACAGCTTCGATTGTTTCACGAATATCTGCTTCTGTATGCTCTGTAGTTAAAAACCATGCTTCATATTTTGATGGAGCAAGGTTAATACCTTGGTTAAGCATTAATTTAAAGAATCGACCGAAAATTTCTCCGTCACTGCTTTCTGCTTGCTCATAGTTTTCAACTTTTACATCTGTAAAGTAAATTGTTAGTGCACCTTTTAGACGATTTAAAGTAATTGTGACACCGTGTTTTTTGGCTGCAGTTAAAATACCATCTTCTAAAATAGCACCAAGACGATCCATTTCATCGTAAATACCTGGAGTTGCTAATACTTCTAGGCATGCTATACCAGCTTGCATCGATGCTGGATTTCCTGCCATTGTCCCTGCTTGATATGCTGGTCCAAGTGGGGCAACGGTATCCATAATTTCTTTGCGACCACCGTATGCACCGATAGGTAAACCACCACCAATGACTTTTCCTAATGCAGTAAGGTCAGGCGTTAATCCAAGTAGTGTTTGTGCGCCACCGTAATGGAAACGGAATGCAGTAATTACCTCGTCATAAATCGTCAGTGCTCCTTTTTCTTTGGCTGTAGCGTGCACTAACTCCAAAAATCCAGTGTTTGGTTCCACAATACCGAAGTTACCGACAATGGGCTCTATTAAAATAGCAGCGATTTCATCGCCCCATGCATCCATCGCTTCAGTAAAAGCTTGTGGATTATTAAATGGTACAGTAATCACTTCTTCAGCAGTCGCAGTCGTTACACCTGCTGAGTCTGGTGTGCCTAATGTAGCTGGGCCAGAACCTGCAGCTACTAATACTAAATCAAAGTGACCGTGGTAACAGCCAGCGAATTTCATAATTTTTGTACGGCCAGTATAAGCACGAGCAACACGAATCGTTGTCATGACCGCTTCTGTACCAGAGTTATTAAAACGTACTTTATCCATTGAAGGAATAGCTTCTTTTAGCATTTTTGCGAAAGTTACTTCATATTCAGTTGGTGTCCCAAATAATGTACCGTTTTCAGCAGCATGAGAAATTGCTTTCGCAATATGCGGATGTCCATGCCCTGTAACAATTGGACCGTATGCGGCTAAATAGTCGATATAACGGTTGCCGTCAACATCCCAGAAATAAGCTCCTTTTCCTCGGGCCATTGCAACAGGGGAGCCACCACCTACTGCTTTATAAGAACGAGAAGGGCTGTTCACACCACCAACGATATGCAAAAGCGCTTCTTCGTGTACTGCTTCTGATTTTGAGTGATTCATTAATATTGCCTCCTAAGTCATTATACTTAATCTATTGTAGACCTATCAGTGTAAGAAATCCAAAGAAAATAAGGGGGATATGACTTGATTTGTGACTTAGAGTAAAATAAGACATGCAAAGGAGGAGTTTAATATGACTTTAGTAGAAGGACAGAAAGCACCGGATTTTTCACTTGTTAATGACAAGGGGGAGCAAGTGCAATTAGCAGATTTCAGAGGCAAATATGTTATTTTGTATTTTTATCCGAAAGATATGACACCAGGTTGTACGACAGAGGCTTGTGATTTCCGTGATAAGCACGATGACTTTAGTCAGTTGAATGCAGTTGTATTAGGTGTGAGCCCTGATGATGCTCAAAAGCATACGAAATTTATCGATAAGCATGGGTTGCCATTTTCTCTTTTAGTGGATGAGGATCACGCTGTGGCTGAGGCTTATGGTGTATGGGTCTTGAAAAAAATGTATGGACGTGAATATATGGGAATTGAACGTTCTACTTTTTTAATTGATACGGAAGGTAAGCTTGTAAAGGTATGGCGCAAAGTGCGTGTGAAAAATCATATTGAAGAAGTTTACGCTTTTTTAGCCAAGCAGGAGGAGCAGTAATGAGAATCTATTTTACGTTTGAGCCAAGACCAGATTTACGTAAACCGTTAGTAGAGGAATTCCCACAATGTGATTTTGTATTTGAAAATGGTTTATCTACGGATGAATTACAAAAAGCAGACGTACTGGTTACATATGGTGAAGATTTAAACGATGCCAATATACAGTATGCTACCAAACTAAAGTGGATTTTTGTTGCTTCGGCAGGTGTAGAGAAAATGCCAGCACAAGCCATTATGGATCGGGATATTTTAGTATCTAATGTGCGAGGGATTCATAAAACACCGATGGCCGAGTCAATACTTGCTCATATTTTAGCCATTAAGCGTGCATTGCCATGGATGTATGAGCAACAAAAGAAAAGTGAATGGTCGAAAAAAGGAAAGCAAACGGAATTACGAGATAGTACAGCACTTATTTTAGGACCGGGTGCCATTGGATCGGAAGTAGGTCGGTTACTACAAGCGTTTGGGGTAACAACAATAGGCTGTAACCGTTCGGGCAATGCAGCACCTTATATGGATGAGATGGTGAATTTCGCTAAGTTAACAGAAGCTTTGCCTAAGGCGGATATCGTACTTTCTGTCTTACCGAAAACACCAGATACTACGCACTTATTGAAGGATGAGCATTTTAATGCAATGAAAAACGATGCCATTTTCATGAATTTTGGTCGTGGAAATTTAGTAGATGAGAAAGTTCTTATTCGTGCTATTGAAGCGGGTGAGATTGGTTATGCCGTATTAGATGTGTTTGAAGAAGAACCACTTAGTGCAAACAATCCTTTATGGTCATACTCCAATGTAATTGTTTCACCACATGTTTCAAGTCATTCTTCACGTTATGTAGAGCGTAGCTTAGCTATTTTTAAGCCAAGTTTGACGAAATGGTTGGATGGAGATACCGCTTTAGAAAATGTTATGGATTTGTCGAGGGGTTATTAAATTGTAATTTAATTTAGATGACGCATAGGCGAATGTTGACAGATGTTAGCTTAATTCGATACACTAATTGTAACAATTATAAATTAATAATACTTATGAAAAGGGGTGCATGACGATGTCTATACCGCATTTACAGGATGCACTTGACACGTTAAAAACAACTGGTGTACGCATTACTCCTCAGCGTCATGCTATTTTAGAATATTTAATTCAATCGATGACACATCCAACTGCCGATGAAATTTATAAAGCACTTGAAGGGAAATTTCCGAATATGAGTGTAGCAACTGTCTACAATAATTTACGAGTTTTCCGGGAAGTAGGATTAGTGAAAGAGTTGACGTATGGGGATGCTTCTAGCCGTTTTGATTTTGTGACCAACGATCACTATCATATGATTTGTGAATGCTGTGGTAAGATTGTCGATTTCCATTACCCAGGTTTAGATGAAATCGAACACTTTGCTTCTCAAGTAACAGACTTTGATGTGCATTCACACCGTCTAGAAATATACGGCACATGTCCAGCTTGTAAAGATGTTGAAGCGAAAGTACAGTAAATTTCTTGTGGTCTTTGGGTTTTAATAAGGTTAAGAGTGAATAATTTAAAGAGGCAAGTGGGCGTTTTGCTCGCTTGCTTTTTATTGTGGAGTGGCGAAAATTGCTTTAAAAAGCCCAAATATTCACGATATTAATAGCGTGATGAAAATTGACAAGGTGTTGATGGTTCAAAAAACTGCTGTGTTGATATAGCAACTTTGTATTAACAGTAACTAGAGAGGAGGGATTGAATGAATGTACAATTAGGGAGTAGTAATTACTTTAGTACATTGAAAAAAGAAGAGCGTTTATCGGAGGATTTATTTTTAGTAAAGAAAAGAAAAGCAACATATGAAATAAGAAAAGAGGATGGTTATATACGTCATATAGTCACGAAAGAAAATGGGGAAAAGGTCGTTGTAAGAGAAGTGAAAATATCAAAGCAAGAAGAAAAAGAACATTCTTTTGGTGACATAAACGATATGATTGCACAAAAATTAGTAGACCAAATGATAAAATCATTCGATGACAGACAGAACCAACAAAAATTTTTAAAAACAGGCATAGCTGGTTTAAAAGAAAAACAAATTACTAAATATATAGTGAGTATATAATTGGTAGCAGTGATTAACTGACCTAAATTACAACAATAACAAAAAATCCTAGCTCTTGAGGACTAGGATTTTTTTGCTTTGTTATTATAAGATTGGTCGAACTCTTTTCCTTCAAGTGTAGGATCAAGAGTTAACGGTTCATTGCAGTACATGCACATATCAACTCGACCTAAAACTTTCGTATGCTTATGACAATTTGGGCATTCTACTTGAACGGCTCTTGTAGAGAGAAGGCCAATCCAAGCATAGACAACTGTACTACCAATAATACATAGTAAACCAAGTGTCATGAAGATTAAGACAAGGATGGGATTGTTTTTAAAGAATATCCCCCCATACATAACAACAAAGCCGATAAAAATAAGTGCTAATGCGAATGAACGGATTTTATTAATTTTACTTTTGTAAGGTTTCATACAATATCTTGCCTCCCAATCTAAAATCTACTATAACATATAAGAACGAAGTATTTTAGCTTTGAGTAGGAGTCAAAGAAGGAATAGTTTTAGAGTATGTCGAAATTTTAACGAAATAAAGGTCTTACAATAAATAGAGGAGGGCTGAACATGGAGCAAGTATTGCGTCCTATATATCAAGAACGCGCGAGTCAGTCTAATACATTAGGTGTTATTTTAATGGAGAAACGTGAAGAGCAAAGTAATGTTACTGACACATTTGATACGGTATTACTAATTATCGTGAAAGAAGCGGATCAGCCTGTTTATACAAAGCACTACCTATATGAGGGAAATAAGGTAGCCTTACATACTGTTACAGAAAAATTGTTACGGAAATGGTTACTAATCGGCTCTAATAAGAAAGTCGTTGATTGGATTTTCTTTGGGAGAGTGTTGTTTGATCGCAATGAGTTCCTTCATAAACTAAAAATTGAACTGCAAGAGTTTCCGTTTAGTGGTCGGAAAATTAAAACGGGTATTCAATTCTCAAAGTTAATTCGTCGTTACTTAGAAGGAAAAGAATATTTTGATAAGGGTAGTTACCTAGATGCATACAATCATGTAGTAGATTCCTTGCATCATTTAGGGCGATTGTCCATTATAGATAGTGGGTTGTATCCAGAAGTTACGGTGTGGGCACAAGTGAAAAAAATTGAACCAGCCATTTACAAGCTTTACGAAGAACTTGTTATGAGCAGTGAACCAATTGAAAAGCGTTTAGAGCTTCTATTTTTAGCAAGTGAGTTTTTGATTCATTCACGTACACATGACGGAGCGCAACATATATTAGAAGTAATGCAAACAAAAGAGTCATGGACTATACAGGAATTACATGATCACCAAGAGCTTGTAAACTATTCCGTTGACTTAGAAGTATTCGTAGAATATTTAGTGGGGAAAGGCTACATTCTAATTGACCCTGTCGTTGCAAAAAGTGAAATGATATTTCATCGACATTATAAGGTGAATAAAGAGTCTATAGAATTTGAATAAACCTTGTAGTATGCTAGTAATCGAGGTATAAAAATGTATCTCGATATTTTTTTTAAAAAAGTGTTGACGTTTAATATAATGA
This genomic interval from Lysinibacillus sphaericus contains the following:
- a CDS encoding glutamate-1-semialdehyde 2,1-aminomutase → MNHSKSEAVHEEALLHIVGGVNSPSRSYKAVGGGSPVAMARGKGAYFWDVDGNRYIDYLAAYGPIVTGHGHPHIAKAISHAAENGTLFGTPTEYEVTFAKMLKEAIPSMDKVRFNNSGTEAVMTTIRVARAYTGRTKIMKFAGCYHGHFDLVLVAAGSGPATLGTPDSAGVTTATAEEVITVPFNNPQAFTEAMDAWGDEIAAILIEPIVGNFGIVEPNTGFLELVHATAKEKGALTIYDEVITAFRFHYGGAQTLLGLTPDLTALGKVIGGGLPIGAYGGRKEIMDTVAPLGPAYQAGTMAGNPASMQAGIACLEVLATPGIYDEMDRLGAILEDGILTAAKKHGVTITLNRLKGALTIYFTDVKVENYEQAESSDGEIFGRFFKLMLNQGINLAPSKYEAWFLTTEHTEADIRETIEAVDYAFSQL
- the bcp gene encoding thioredoxin-dependent thiol peroxidase — translated: MTLVEGQKAPDFSLVNDKGEQVQLADFRGKYVILYFYPKDMTPGCTTEACDFRDKHDDFSQLNAVVLGVSPDDAQKHTKFIDKHGLPFSLLVDEDHAVAEAYGVWVLKKMYGREYMGIERSTFLIDTEGKLVKVWRKVRVKNHIEEVYAFLAKQEEQ
- a CDS encoding D-2-hydroxyacid dehydrogenase translates to MRIYFTFEPRPDLRKPLVEEFPQCDFVFENGLSTDELQKADVLVTYGEDLNDANIQYATKLKWIFVASAGVEKMPAQAIMDRDILVSNVRGIHKTPMAESILAHILAIKRALPWMYEQQKKSEWSKKGKQTELRDSTALILGPGAIGSEVGRLLQAFGVTTIGCNRSGNAAPYMDEMVNFAKLTEALPKADIVLSVLPKTPDTTHLLKDEHFNAMKNDAIFMNFGRGNLVDEKVLIRAIEAGEIGYAVLDVFEEEPLSANNPLWSYSNVIVSPHVSSHSSRYVERSLAIFKPSLTKWLDGDTALENVMDLSRGY
- the perR gene encoding peroxide-responsive transcriptional repressor PerR; this encodes MSIPHLQDALDTLKTTGVRITPQRHAILEYLIQSMTHPTADEIYKALEGKFPNMSVATVYNNLRVFREVGLVKELTYGDASSRFDFVTNDHYHMICECCGKIVDFHYPGLDEIEHFASQVTDFDVHSHRLEIYGTCPACKDVEAKVQ
- a CDS encoding YgzB family protein → MKPYKSKINKIRSFALALIFIGFVVMYGGIFFKNNPILVLIFMTLGLLCIIGSTVVYAWIGLLSTRAVQVECPNCHKHTKVLGRVDMCMYCNEPLTLDPTLEGKEFDQSYNNKAKKS
- a CDS encoding nucleotidyltransferase-like protein, with the protein product MEQVLRPIYQERASQSNTLGVILMEKREEQSNVTDTFDTVLLIIVKEADQPVYTKHYLYEGNKVALHTVTEKLLRKWLLIGSNKKVVDWIFFGRVLFDRNEFLHKLKIELQEFPFSGRKIKTGIQFSKLIRRYLEGKEYFDKGSYLDAYNHVVDSLHHLGRLSIIDSGLYPEVTVWAQVKKIEPAIYKLYEELVMSSEPIEKRLELLFLASEFLIHSRTHDGAQHILEVMQTKESWTIQELHDHQELVNYSVDLEVFVEYLVGKGYILIDPVVAKSEMIFHRHYKVNKESIEFE